From the Candidatus Thorarchaeota archaeon genome, the window TAGGTAGGTGGATACAGGGAATTGTTGGGCCGAGATGACAAAAATGGATGATTCAAGTTGGTGTATGGACTTCGTTGAAATTACACCTGATCTTGTCGGAGTCGTAGATAGAGAGGGCACTATACTTTTTATCAATCCCTCTTTTGCATCATTGCTTGGTTATTCGTCTACTGACCTGATGCGCAAGAACATTGAAACCCTTCTTACAGAACCCACCTCATCTTGGGACATTCTCTCGCTAGGGCTTGATGAAACGAATACTTCGAAAAAGGTAGTGTTCTCTCTCAAGAGATCCGATGGTACAAAGATAGTGACGAGTGGCCACCTGTGTTCTTGGCTGGGCGAAACGGGCGTACGTGGTTTCTTTATTCATCTGATCAGTCCCACTATCGCAGGTGCGCCTCTCAAGCTTGATAGTTCTCGTTTAGAGGAGCTACTTGGCATCCTAAGTCACGACCTCACCTCAATTCATCAGGAGGTTCTTTCTGCAATCGAACTTGCGATTGCCCAAGATGTCTTACCCGAATCGATTGCGAATCTGCTTGCTGATGCACTGGAGGAGATCAATCGCGGAGAGCGGATCGTCACAAATATTGTGAAGCTTGCTCATGTCGGACGAGCGGACTTGGAACTGAGTGAGGTCAATATCTCAACGCTCTTTGAACAGGCCCTAGAAGGGATATGGTCCGAGTTTGGCAAAGATGCTTTGGAACTGGTTGATTTTCCGAGCCTCTCATATTCGGTCCAAGGTATGGATCAATTGGTCGAAGTTTTTCGAGCTATATTGATGACGGCTATTGTTCTAAATCGCCCTGAGAAGGCTGTTGTTCGACTTGATGTGAACGAAGAGCCGGAACGATCCCATTTCACAATGATTTTTTCCATTCCCGGGAACGGTATCTCGGATATTGAAAAACAGAGATTACTGGCCGAACCAGCAGAGGGGATCAATAGAACAATGGGTCGCCTACTCACTCTTGCGGATTTGATCGTGAAACGCATCGGTGGGCATTTTCATGTTCACGATCTCGTTAAGGGCGAGCCATCGCGTGGGGTCCAGTTTACTTTGAGACTACCCTATACCATGTCTTTGAAAAATCAAGGGGGTGCGGAGTAACTAATGCCAAAAGTGATGATAGTTGATGATGATGAGTTTTTACATCGTGTGATGACTCGAATTCTCTCTCTGGGGGGATATGAGGTCATTGCACATGCCTACAATGGCCGAGAGGCCGTGGATATGTACAAGGCAATGAATGACAAGCCTGACGTGGTCATTATGGATCATCGAATGCCCATCATGAGTGGGACACAGGCTACTCAAGAGATTCTCCGTTATAATTCCAAAGCGAAAATTTTGTTCGTGAGCGCTGACGAGTCTGCTATGGCAGAGGCTATCTCCATTGGTGCAGCGGGTTTCCTTATCAAGCCTGTACGAAGTACGAATCTATTTAATACTCTAAAGAAGCTCTTTGGGGGAAGCTAATTCGGCTAAAACTGAGTTTCAATTGAGAACAAGAAGAGATAATAACCAACAAGGATACACTGCCAGCAAAGGAGTGGCAGAATTTGTCCGGTAAAGATATGTCTGATGTGTTTTCTCGGTATGCCCGTATATATGCAAAGTCAAGGGCGAAAGAAGTCGTTCCTCCTGGGGCTTTTACGCGGCAGTTTGTTGACATACCTGATCAGGGTTTCGATGTGGGTATTTTCTTCAAGTCTAGGCGTTCAAAGGATCCTCGACAGATATACATCAACAATCCCATTCTGCCGGAGATATCCAAGCATGAGGGTCTTCTTGAGGTCGAAAATAAGACGTATCTGAGTAGGACCATACTCAAAAATGTAAAGGGCCTCCAATATCTGCGTGTTGTGGTGGGTGCAGGAAAGCTATTGGATTCCGGTTCAGAACGCATCAACTTTCTCAAGCGATGCCAGAGGATCATTGATGTTTTGATCAGGAAGGCAAAGAATATCGTTCACCAGGGTGACTTCTCTCCATTCCGTGTGGACAAAAAGATCAAGACGCTCAATACGTTTTTAGAAAAGGACCTCAAGTTCGATGAGGTCACAATAGAGGCGGCCTCAATCCCATTCAACGTGGCAAATCCGGACTATCTACTCCTGACTGGTGACGACATGATCATCATTGACGACGTACCTGCTATTCCACATGTGGTCTATTACATTGTGGGGGGGATCGGCTACAGATTCGACAAGACAATTGGAGCTGTTCATGAGGAACGATTGTTCCGCGTCGGTCAGAATATAGAGGCACTCGGGATAGATGAGGCATACTCGGAAACGATGATCTCACGTGTGACGGCCGACTTTCAGAATAATGTACACTCATTGATCTTTGCAGATCTGTGGAAAAAGAGCACTGCCCAGCCTCTTGGTGTTGGGTTCAGTGATCTCCTCATCAAGATCGGTCCCGAGAGCGATATCTGGTCCGGTGTCTTTGAGGTCTATGTTCGTCCTCCTAAAACATGATTCCATCAAATGAATCTATGGCCAGGGTCACAGCCCGGAATGCATAGATACGGAATGTGTACGTGACAGGAACGAACTGTGAAACATCGACGAGCCCGGTCAGGTCGGAGAGCGCGTCGTCGCCCAGAGCGATGAGACCCTGAAGTGACTCGATCGTGACCCGTTGGACGCCACAACCTCCTGCTAGTGCCATATCGCTGCCGATTCCTTCAATTGACCTGTAGCCGGTACTATTGACTGACGGATCAACCGTTCCTAGTCGGAGGCTCCATTTGTCATCTGCAAGCGATCCCATAGTTCTTGCGTAACTGAAGACGAGATATTCTCCAACATCTCCAAGCATGGCATTTGAGAACTTTGTGCGTGATGCGTCAACTTCGATTCGTGAAACGTTATTGATAAGATTTGGAGTCATCCCACACGCAAGCATGAGAGTTCCGTCCCCGTCAAGATAATCGTCAAAGGCAATAGTATCGATTACGACCCCTGTATCAAATCCACTCTCTTGAGCGTTTGAGAGCAGAGATGTGAGTCCCTGCTGGATCGCAGTGTGATCCGTGCTGTCCACCGTGGCACGTATCAATGCTGCGAAGTTCATTATGTTGAGAGTTCGGGTGTTGGTCATCAGCGTATTCCATTCGGTCGAGGACAGACGCAGATCAAACATTATTGTGATCTTAGAAATTCCCGTGCTGATATTGTCTACGACATTTCTAATCCTATCGATATCCGCTGACATCGTGTTGTAGATGCTTGCAAAGAGTGCGTTAGACCCCAGCGCAATTGAGCTTGCAACATTTTCTCGATCTGGACTGATCGTGATACTGACCTGAGTATTATGGCCGCTCATGTTTGATAGCCAGTCTGTCAGAGACTCCCATGATTGAGGTAGGTAGTCGAAGAGGTGGAGATTGGCTTCCACACCAGCCGATTCTAACATCTGGATTGTCTTGTTCGTGGGTGTATTATTTGACAAGAGTGGAATGTCAATGCCTATGTGTGCTGGTGCTGTGGCGTCAACAGAGGCGATTGGGGACTGCCCCATCACATACACTGCGGCTGGGAACCCTGCGCCCAGAACGTTCAGAATGATTATCCATGCTATGCCTTTACGTCCCGCATCTCTCCAGCTGGTCTTGGCTCGAATTGTTCCTACTAATGGTATGATGATGACGGCAGCTATATCCAGAATTGCAAGGGCAATGAATCCCCTGACGAGGATCGATACGAGGCCGAAGACAAGCCCTGTTATCAGTAGAATAAAGATCGCCCCAAGGCCAACATGTGTCAGGTAGTATCCTCTCAGTATCGAAAACAGTATGACGATCAATGGAAGGATGTACAAGAGCAACGGTAACGAGTCGAGGAGTGGCATGCCTCCAGAGGTCATTCTACCGATCAGTGTGAGCACTGTATAGAAGATGAGCAGTGTATTTACAACAAGCATGAGCAAGACATATCGCACAAGTATCTTGGTCATCCCTTCTCTCTCGGTCACGGACTCTCGCAAAAGTGTAAGACGATTGTTCAATCTCTCTCTAAGGTTTGACAATTGGGTGATGGCCTCCGTCTTATTTTACAGGAGGTCGCTTTTAATCCTCTCGACAGGTCTATGCACTAAATCACTACTCTGAAATAGAGGACTGGACTGTTGTTCCTCGATTGGACGATGTATGATGTAATTGTTGTTGGTGCTGGGCCTGCTGGGGCTACGGCTGCATATTATCTCGCACGACTCGGGCATTCTGTGGCACTTGTAGACAAAGCGATCTTCCCCCGGGACAAACCATGCGGTGGAGGCATAAATCCCAAACTGGCCTCTGATTTTCCTCATTTGAGACCGAGGCTTGGTGACTTTATTGAGGTTTCCAGTCATTCGGCTGTCCTGCATTCGCCTAACCGTCTCATCGCTATGCGTAGCGACACTGACCTCGATATGGTCCTGAGAACAAAATTCGACGCTGCTCTCTATGAGACCGCTGTGGAGCAGGGGGCCACCCCGATCGTGGGCGAGCGCGTGCGGAGTGTCATATTCGGTAAGCAGTCCGTCAAAGTGACCCTTGCAGGAGGGACGGGTATAGAGGGTGCCGCGATCATTGGGGCAGATGGTGTTGGGAGCATCATTGCTCGTGAGGCGGGTCTCCATAAGCGATGGCCCTCGACGGCAATAACTGCCTGCTGGGTCGCGGAGGTTCCCATGTCTGAGTCGGACATCATTACGGCATACACCGAGGACCGCGAGACCCATTTCTTCGCCAATTTTGGAGGTCTTCCCGGCTATGCTTGGATCTTTCCAAAGCGGACCACGGTGAATGTAGGTCTTGGTATTGTGGGAACGCACGCAGCCGGGCTCCCCGAACGATTTCGTGGCTTCGTGAAGTTTCTCGTCAAGACCGATCGCTTGCCCCGGAATCCTGATCTCGCCTCTGCTCGTGGTGCTCTTGTACCGACAGGTGGACCCATCGCGCAGACGTATGCTCATAGAACTCTTCTCGT encodes:
- a CDS encoding NAD(P)/FAD-dependent oxidoreductase, which codes for MYDVIVVGAGPAGATAAYYLARLGHSVALVDKAIFPRDKPCGGGINPKLASDFPHLRPRLGDFIEVSSHSAVLHSPNRLIAMRSDTDLDMVLRTKFDAALYETAVEQGATPIVGERVRSVIFGKQSVKVTLAGGTGIEGAAIIGADGVGSIIAREAGLHKRWPSTAITACWVAEVPMSESDIITAYTEDRETHFFANFGGLPGYAWIFPKRTTVNVGLGIVGTHAAGLPERFRGFVKFLVKTDRLPRNPDLASARGALVPTGGPIAQTYAHRTLLVGDSAGMVNPITGGGIHYAMVAAKYAAFVLSRGLELGDLTDSALAVYQRLWMQDFGNDFSSLLKVQKVVTSDFIDVLLEIGNRDERLQHMVSQAMAGHEQSEISVSRLLLRAIHVILREALT
- a CDS encoding response regulator is translated as MPKVMIVDDDEFLHRVMTRILSLGGYEVIAHAYNGREAVDMYKAMNDKPDVVIMDHRMPIMSGTQATQEILRYNSKAKILFVSADESAMAEAISIGAAGFLIKPVRSTNLFNTLKKLFGGS
- a CDS encoding PAS domain S-box protein yields the protein MDFVEITPDLVGVVDREGTILFINPSFASLLGYSSTDLMRKNIETLLTEPTSSWDILSLGLDETNTSKKVVFSLKRSDGTKIVTSGHLCSWLGETGVRGFFIHLISPTIAGAPLKLDSSRLEELLGILSHDLTSIHQEVLSAIELAIAQDVLPESIANLLADALEEINRGERIVTNIVKLAHVGRADLELSEVNISTLFEQALEGIWSEFGKDALELVDFPSLSYSVQGMDQLVEVFRAILMTAIVLNRPEKAVVRLDVNEEPERSHFTMIFSIPGNGISDIEKQRLLAEPAEGINRTMGRLLTLADLIVKRIGGHFHVHDLVKGEPSRGVQFTLRLPYTMSLKNQGGAE